A genome region from Lytechinus pictus isolate F3 Inbred chromosome 14, Lp3.0, whole genome shotgun sequence includes the following:
- the LOC129276926 gene encoding G-protein coupled receptor moody-like: protein MSVQRIIAAWIFATISLLGVLGNIMVIAAVVLSRQLQTTTNIFVVALAVTDLLTCLLLPVQVVSLIGLTRSVSFDRVCVFAAVAMFIFMGVSVTILALIAYNRFYMITKARTDYNRLYTHRKTAIMIAVTSFSIAGINVVLAASGLAKFGLDEGICSLVEGNSYSYTAGAWLVMCLVLIVTCYVKIYQHVQRHLRRIGSEDHAESRGATNSPMDDTSKAPGVCDEPKSVKGKFAQRQQELESKITTNMLIIIVLFFLCVTPSIVILFVPDDHEVSPMTVAIIAFNSCVNPIVYAWKHPVFRHVFKCIVTRNISKIKEPTRWARSLVLTNS, encoded by the coding sequence ATGAGTGTTCAAAGGATAATAGCAGCATGGATCTTTGCTACGATATCCCTCCTAGGGGTTCTAGGAAACATCATGGTCATCGCCGCTGTCGTACTATCCCGCCAACTGCAGACGACCACGAATATCTTCGTGGTCGCTCTCGCGGTCACCGACCTCCTTACCTGCCTTCTTTTACCTGTGCAAGTGGTGTCACTTATCGGATTGACGAGATCGGTGTCCTTTGACAGGGTATGTGTCTTTGCGGCGGTAGCAATGTTTATCTTCATGGGGGTGAGTGTGACTATTCTAGCTCTTATTGCTTACAACAGATTCTACATGATAACCAAGGCTAGAACGGATTACAATCGATTGTACACGCACAGGAAAACGGCGATCATGATTGCCGTCACTTCATTTTCGATCGCCGGCATCAACGTCGTATTGGCGGCTTCGGGACTTGCCAAATTTGGACTGGACGAAGGTATATGCTCCCTTGTTGAAGGCAACTCGTACTCATATACAGCAGGGGCATGGCTTGTTATGTGCCTAGTCCTGATCGTCACCTGCTACGTCAAAATCTACCAACATGTCCAGCGCCATCTGCGTCGCATAGGATCTGAGGATCATGCTGAGAGCCGCGGTGCGACGAACAGTCCGATGGACGATACATCGAAGGCCCCTGGTGTCTGCGACGAGCCAAAATCGGTCAAAGGAAAATTCGCACAACGCCAGCAGGAGCTAGAATCGAAGATCACCACGAATATGCTGATCATCAtcgtcctcttcttcctctGTGTGACACCGTCCATCGTCATCCTCTTCGTACCAGACGATCACGAAGTAAGTCCCATGACCGTCGCCATCATCGCATTCAACAGCTGCGTCAACCCGATCGTGTATGCCTGGAAACATCCGGTGTTCAGACACGTGTTCAAATGTATCGTGACTCGCAATATCTCTAAAATTAAAGAGCCGACCAGGTGGGCCCGTTCACTCGTGCTAACGAATTCATGA
- the LOC135156598 gene encoding alpha-1A adrenergic receptor-like, with product MSSSTSNFTIDPSDMSVQRIIAAWIFATTSLLGVIGNTMVIAAVVLSRQLQTTTNIFVVVLAVIDLLNCLLLPVQVVSLIGLSRSVSFDRVCVFAAVAMCLFMGVSVTILALIAYNRFYMITKARTDYNRLYTRRKTAIMIAVSSFSVTCFNVVLAASGLAKFGLDEGICSHVEGNSYSYTAGAWLVMCLVLIVICYVKIYQHVKRHLRRIGSEEHAESRGATNSPMEDTSKAPGVRDEPKPVKGEFAQRQRELESKITTNMLIIIVLFFLCVTPSIVILFVPDDHEVSPMTVAIIAFNSCVNPIVYAWKHPVFRHVFKCIVTRNISEIKEPTKWARSLVLTKS from the coding sequence ATGTCTTCGTCTACGAGTAACTTCACCATCGACCCATCTGATATGAGTGTTCAAAGGATAATAGCAGCATGGATCTTTGCCACGACATCCCTCCTAGGGGTTATAGGGAACACCATGGTCATCGCCGCTGTCGTGCTATCGCGCCAACTGCAGACGACCACGAATATCTTCGTGGTCGTTCTCGCGGTGATCGACCTTCTCAATTGCCTTCTCCTACCAGTGCAGGTTGTGTCACTTATCGGGTTGAGTAGATCGGTGTCCTTTGACAGGGTGTGTGTCTTTGCGGCTGTAGCAATGTGTCTCTTCATGGGGGTGAGCGTGACTATCCTAGCTCTCATAGCCTACAACAGATTCTACATGATAACCAAGGCTAGAACGGATTACAATCGATTGTACACGCGCAGGAAAACGGCGATTATGATTGCCGTCAGTTCCTTTTCGGTCACCTGCTTCAACGTCGTATTGGCGGCTTCGGGACTTGCCAAGTTTGGACTGGACGAAGGTATATGCTCCCATGTCGAAGGCAACTCGTACTCGTACACAGCAGGGGCATGGCTTGTGATGTGCCTAGTCCTGATCGTCATCTGCTACGTCAAAATCTACCAACATGTCAAGCGCCATCTGCGTCGCATAGGATCTGAGGAGCATGCTGAGAGCCGCGGTGCGACAAACAGTCCGATGGAAGATACATCGAAGGCCCCTGGTGTCCGCGACGAGCCAAAACCGGTCAAAGGAGAATTCGCACAACGCCAGCGGGAGCTCGAATCGAAGATCACCACGAATATGCTGATCATCAtcgtcctcttcttcctctGTGTGACACCGTCCATCGTCATCCTCTTCGTACCCGACGATCACGAAGTAAGTCCCATGACCGTCGCCATCATCGCATTCAACAGTTGCGTCAACCCGATCGTGTATGCCTGGAAACATCCGGTGTTCAGACACGTGTTCAAATGTATCGTGACTCGAAATATCTCTGAAATTAAAGAGCCGACCAAGTGGGCCCGTTCACTCGTGCTAACAAAATCATAa
- the LOC129276925 gene encoding alpha-1A adrenergic receptor-like, which yields MPSFSDNTTITFEINVQGIIAAAIFATTALVGIPGNILVIMAVSLSQQLQTSTNIFVVGLAIIDLLNCLLLPVQVMSLLGIGRSVAFDWVCTIAAVCLCVFLGISVSTLTLIAYNRFYMITKVGGEYTRLFTKKKMVAMLLVISGAVSLVTVALAATGTATFGHYEGICAHVEGNSYTYMSGVWLITSLVVILVCYVKIYRHIKRHLRHVASVKQNSDSSATSQTVEPKMANGGFAQRQKELESKITVNMLIVIVFFFLCVFPSILTLVLPGDQDASALIVAILSLNSCINPLVYAWKHPVFRHVFRCILGGKINLIKEPTQWARSLRRTAHVTEQ from the coding sequence ATGCCATCATTTAGTGACAACACAACGATCACATTCGAGATCAATGTTCAGGGTATCATTGCTGCTGCCATATTCGCAACGACGGCTTTGGTCGGAATCCCTGGCAACATTCTAGTCATAATGGCCGTTTCCCTGTCTCAACAACTCCAGACATCGACCAACATATTCGTCGTCGGCCTCGCCATCATTGATCTCCTCAACTGCCTCCTCTTGCCTGTTCAAGTGATGTCCCTCCTAGGGATCGGAAGATCCGTTGCTTTCGACTGGGTTTGTACCATCGCCGCCGTGTGTCTTTGCGTCTTCTTGGGGATAAGTGTTTCCACATTGACCTTGATTGCTTACAATCGATTTTACATGATCACGAAAGTAGGAGGAGAGTACACCCGACTCTTTACCAAGAAAAAGATGGTAGCCATGCTTTTAGTAATAAGTGGCGCAGTATCCCTTGTCACAGTTGCCCTTGCAGCAACGGGAACTGCAACATTCGGACACTACGAAGGCATATGCGCTCATGTGGAAGGTAATTCATATACGTACATGTCTGGTGTATGGTTAATAACCTCTCTTGTCGTTATTTTGGTATGCtacgtcaaaatctatcgaCACATCAAGCGCCATTTGCGCCATGTTGCGTCAGTCAAGCAGAATTCCGATTCTTCGGCCACCAGTCAGACTGTTGAACCCAAGATGGCTAACGGAGGGTTTGCGCAGCGCCAGAAGGAACTGGAATCAAAGATCACCGTCAATATGCTCATCGTCATCGTGTTCTTCTTTCTGTGTGTGTTCCCGTCCATTCTGACGTTGGTACTGCCCGGTGATCAGGACGCGAGCGCCCTCATCGTCGCCATCCTTTCCCTCAACAGCTGCATCAACCCTCTAGTCTACGCCTGGAAGCATCCTGTGTTCCGACACGTCTTTAGATGTATCCTTGGTGGAAAGATCAACCTTATCAAAGAACCAACACAATGGGCTCGATCGCTCCGAAGGACTGCACACGTAACCGAGCAATga